From one Enterococcus sp. DIV2402 genomic stretch:
- a CDS encoding ATP-dependent RecD-like DNA helicase, whose translation MLPEKTYVVGKVAAIFFQNPSNFFKVLLIRIEETNAVYREKEIVVTGSFGEVQEEESYRFFGEMVAHPKYGEQLKADTYQKEQPTSENGLIQYLSSEKFPGIGKKTAERIVELLGDQAIDRMIEEPELLAQVPGLTEKKRRMMLETIRLNYGMDQVIVGLNRFGFGSQLSFAIYQAYKNAAIEMIEENPYRLVEDIEGIGFKKADNIAEQLGIEATSPKRIRAAILHQIFQQSIQTGNTYVPAQDLLDQTIRLLETSRPIEIHPERVAEVVIQLVDQGKIQQEGTNLYENSLFFSEWGIATSIQRLLQRKKEIHYPEKTVEKALRKLEKRLGIVYGSSQEEAIKQAIRSPLFILTGGPGTGKTTVINGIVQLFAELNEVDLEPSKYTEETFPILLAAPTGRAAKRMNETTGLPSGTIHRLLGLNGREKATAMTPKELEGGLLIVDEMSMVDTWLANTLFKSISTNMQVIFVGDKDQLPSVGPGQVLHDLLEIDAIPKQELNEIYRQGDGSSIIPLAHEIKTGRLPQNFTQNQKDRSFFACDAYKIEPLIAQIVQRAKDRGFTPQDIQVLAPMYRGAAGIDALNKMMQEIFNPNPEGKKKEVHWNETVYRIGDKVLQLVNSPEDNVFNGDMGQIVGITYAKNSEDKVDELTIQFDANEVTYKRNEWNKITLSYCCSIHKSQGSEFKMVILPMVHQYQRMLQRNLLYTAITRSKELLILLGELPAYQQCVENESNLRYTTLKERILGIDTLSTTMRQRINQYEEADEEPFVEEIVAVEPVVETIKEDQTSLSLFVEEEKEALPEYLTEDIVRTGQIDPMIGMEGISPYDFQMNELNIT comes from the coding sequence ATGTTGCCAGAAAAAACGTATGTTGTCGGCAAGGTTGCCGCTATTTTTTTTCAAAATCCAAGTAATTTTTTTAAAGTATTACTCATTCGCATTGAAGAAACCAATGCAGTGTATCGTGAAAAAGAAATAGTGGTAACTGGAAGTTTTGGCGAAGTTCAAGAAGAAGAGAGTTATCGTTTCTTTGGTGAAATGGTGGCACATCCTAAATACGGGGAGCAATTAAAAGCAGATACTTATCAAAAAGAACAACCAACTTCAGAAAATGGGTTAATTCAGTATCTTTCTAGTGAAAAATTTCCTGGAATTGGTAAAAAAACTGCTGAGCGAATTGTAGAATTATTAGGTGATCAAGCAATTGATCGGATGATTGAAGAGCCAGAACTGTTAGCCCAAGTCCCAGGATTGACAGAGAAAAAACGGCGAATGATGTTAGAAACCATTCGTTTAAATTATGGAATGGATCAAGTGATTGTTGGTTTAAATCGTTTTGGTTTTGGAAGCCAATTATCTTTTGCTATCTATCAAGCGTACAAAAATGCTGCCATTGAGATGATTGAAGAAAATCCGTATCGTTTAGTAGAAGATATTGAAGGAATTGGGTTTAAAAAAGCCGATAATATTGCTGAACAATTAGGCATCGAAGCGACTTCACCAAAACGAATTCGTGCGGCCATTTTACATCAAATTTTCCAACAGTCAATTCAAACAGGCAATACCTATGTGCCGGCACAAGATTTATTGGATCAAACCATTCGATTACTCGAAACCAGTCGACCGATTGAAATTCATCCCGAACGCGTGGCTGAGGTAGTGATTCAATTGGTGGATCAAGGGAAGATTCAGCAAGAAGGTACGAATTTATACGAAAACAGTTTATTCTTCTCGGAATGGGGAATTGCTACGTCCATTCAGCGTTTATTGCAACGAAAAAAAGAAATCCATTACCCAGAAAAAACTGTGGAAAAAGCACTGCGTAAGCTGGAAAAACGCTTAGGGATTGTGTATGGCTCTTCTCAAGAAGAAGCCATCAAGCAAGCGATTCGTTCGCCATTATTTATCTTGACTGGAGGACCAGGGACAGGGAAAACCACCGTTATCAATGGCATTGTGCAATTGTTTGCTGAACTGAATGAGGTGGATTTAGAACCTAGTAAATATACCGAAGAGACGTTTCCCATTTTGCTAGCAGCACCCACTGGTCGAGCGGCTAAACGGATGAACGAAACAACAGGTCTGCCAAGTGGGACGATTCATCGTTTGTTAGGATTAAATGGGCGAGAAAAAGCAACAGCGATGACACCGAAAGAATTAGAAGGTGGGTTGCTGATTGTTGATGAAATGTCTATGGTGGATACTTGGTTAGCCAATACCCTGTTTAAATCAATTTCTACCAATATGCAAGTTATCTTTGTAGGTGATAAAGACCAGTTACCATCGGTTGGTCCCGGACAAGTGTTGCATGATTTATTAGAAATTGACGCTATTCCCAAGCAAGAATTAAATGAGATTTATCGTCAAGGGGATGGCTCCAGTATTATTCCCTTAGCTCATGAAATTAAAACTGGACGTCTCCCACAAAATTTTACTCAAAATCAAAAAGATCGTTCTTTTTTTGCTTGTGATGCGTATAAAATTGAACCTTTAATTGCTCAAATTGTTCAACGTGCCAAAGATCGTGGTTTTACCCCGCAAGACATCCAAGTCTTAGCGCCCATGTATCGAGGTGCCGCAGGAATTGATGCCCTAAATAAAATGATGCAAGAAATCTTTAATCCCAATCCTGAGGGTAAGAAAAAAGAAGTGCATTGGAATGAAACGGTCTATCGGATTGGTGATAAGGTATTGCAGCTAGTTAATTCTCCAGAAGATAATGTATTTAATGGTGATATGGGGCAAATTGTTGGAATTACGTATGCAAAAAATTCAGAAGATAAAGTCGACGAATTGACGATCCAATTTGATGCCAATGAAGTGACGTATAAACGCAATGAATGGAATAAAATTACCTTGTCGTATTGTTGTTCGATTCATAAATCACAGGGTAGTGAATTCAAAATGGTTATTTTACCCATGGTTCATCAATATCAGCGAATGTTACAGCGGAATTTATTGTATACGGCAATTACTCGCAGTAAAGAACTGCTTATTTTATTAGGGGAATTACCGGCGTATCAACAATGCGTTGAAAATGAATCGAATTTACGCTATACGACATTAAAAGAGCGCATTTTAGGAATTGATACTTTATCAACGACGATGCGACAACGAATTAATCAATATGAAGAAGCGGATGAAGAGCCATTTGTCGAAGAAATTGTAGCTGTTGAACCTGTAGTTGAAACTATAAAAGAAGACCAGACATCTTTGTCTTTATTTGTGGAAGAGGAAAAAGAAGCATTACCGGAATATTTGACTGAGGATATCGTTCGCACGGGACAGATCGATCCGATGATTGGGATGGAAGGTATTTCACCTTATGATTTTCAAATGAACGAACTAAATATCACATAA
- a CDS encoding histidine phosphatase family protein, with protein sequence MKLYFTRHGKTEWNQARRFQGMNGDSPLLPTSYEQIYLLGQHLKEIPFEAIYSSPSKRARDTTLGIQRELLHPTEIIYNDDLREMGYGELEGQSIDEMYAKYREDLTNLRHHLDRYDPSAFKGETTEAMLQRVSKVIFEAVTLHEGPLLFVGHGASFTATLQHLVGKELSELREMGGLLNNSLTILETENKQSPYQMCQWNDVSFLA encoded by the coding sequence ATGAAACTTTATTTTACACGACATGGTAAAACAGAGTGGAATCAAGCGCGCCGTTTTCAAGGGATGAATGGGGATTCCCCATTGCTACCAACAAGTTATGAACAAATTTACTTATTAGGGCAACATCTCAAAGAAATTCCTTTTGAAGCCATCTATTCAAGTCCATCAAAACGGGCACGTGATACAACGCTAGGGATTCAACGAGAATTGTTGCATCCAACGGAAATTATTTATAACGACGATTTGCGTGAAATGGGCTATGGCGAATTAGAAGGGCAAAGTATTGATGAAATGTATGCGAAATATAGAGAAGATTTGACAAACTTACGTCATCATTTAGATCGCTATGATCCCTCTGCTTTTAAAGGAGAAACGACCGAAGCAATGCTACAGCGAGTATCAAAAGTTATTTTTGAAGCAGTGACGTTACACGAAGGACCACTATTGTTTGTTGGTCATGGGGCGTCATTTACTGCTACCTTACAGCATTTAGTCGGAAAAGAACTTTCAGAACTACGTGAAATGGGTGGTTTGTTAAACAATAGCTTAACGATTTTAGAAACAGAAAACAAACAAAGTCCCTATCAAATGTGTCAGTGGAACGATGTGAGTTTTCTAGCGTAA
- the trmL gene encoding tRNA (uridine(34)/cytosine(34)/5-carboxymethylaminomethyluridine(34)-2'-O)-methyltransferase TrmL, translating to MNHIVLFEPQIPANTGNIARTCAATNTPLHLIEPLGFSTDDKQLKRAGLDYWHDVNITYHKSLADFMASVGDQPVHLISKFANKVYSEENFADGRDHYFLFGKETTGLPEEFMRENPEKCLRIPMNDEHVRSLNLSNTAALIVYEALRQQDFPNLELTHHYENDKID from the coding sequence GTGAATCATATTGTTTTATTTGAACCACAGATTCCAGCAAATACTGGAAATATTGCTCGTACTTGTGCAGCAACCAATACCCCATTACATTTAATTGAACCATTAGGCTTTTCCACAGATGATAAACAATTAAAACGTGCTGGTTTAGATTATTGGCATGATGTGAATATTACGTATCATAAGAGTCTAGCAGATTTTATGGCGAGTGTAGGTGACCAGCCTGTCCATTTAATCTCGAAATTTGCCAATAAAGTGTATAGCGAAGAGAACTTTGCCGATGGTCGCGACCATTATTTCTTATTTGGGAAAGAGACGACGGGATTGCCTGAAGAATTTATGCGTGAAAATCCGGAGAAATGTCTGCGTATTCCAATGAACGACGAGCATGTTCGCTCTTTGAATTTATCTAATACAGCTGCTTTAATTGTTTATGAAGCGTTACGTCAACAAGATTTTCCGAATTTAGAATTAACACATCATTACGAAAACGATAAAATTGATTAG
- a CDS encoding Ig-like domain-containing protein, translated as MKKLSYQLVFKASLFTLFVPLLFAGSIALAEEGTTSAVDTTTEELVEQKTSAPTALKLSTHALTIRLNETQQIQATVSPEDADNQQISWTSANEQVASVTNGLVEGIKAGTTTITATVNGITETVQVTVTDPVIELTDQQSTIRVSGATSVLTKEATLKVETMKEDTEIYKRVKEATNGQFLLVDIQLLNKLGESMQPNGTVKVQLPIPKDYQQEKVNVYTYDDKMNKLTEVKGSIEGAYYTFETTHFSYYALVEEVDTQALTEAIQKATALSQTDYTKASWTIVTNALGVAQDAVENAQSQATVDQATNDLNQALNTLERKPDKAALQQAVTKGQKLKKDNYQASSWQTFQEKLTQAATVLTDENATKQEIEQALKYLQEAQNNLKTQDKTKLVTAINQAEELVKKDYTEKTWTTVVDALKQAKKVATDENATQTAINEATETLNTAIKKLENKDTSSKAEKQKLTEAIKKAEKLVEEHYTEETWKVFSEKLATAKKVAADVNATQQKIDKALKELTTAQKDLIAAIDKEALGDLIDKALKLKASDFDTKTWANLQNSLEEAQAIFGDAKATVNDIAESFKKLKADIAALKAARNTNTSNRARNNLTRTSSTNRRTSTFRLPKRTSTTDPTTYRKHSFLPRTGEQFSAYLPIIGGVLIVAGVIVYIRRRKNKTN; from the coding sequence ATGAAAAAGTTATCCTATCAATTAGTATTTAAAGCGTCCTTATTTACATTATTCGTGCCTTTATTATTCGCTGGTTCCATAGCACTAGCAGAGGAAGGCACTACTTCAGCAGTCGACACTACAACTGAAGAGCTAGTTGAACAGAAAACGAGCGCACCCACTGCATTAAAATTATCTACGCATGCATTAACTATTAGACTCAATGAAACGCAACAAATTCAAGCTACCGTATCACCAGAAGATGCAGACAATCAACAAATTTCTTGGACATCTGCGAATGAACAAGTTGCTAGCGTGACGAATGGTCTTGTTGAAGGGATTAAAGCTGGAACAACCACAATTACTGCAACCGTAAATGGCATCACTGAAACTGTTCAAGTGACCGTAACTGACCCAGTGATTGAATTAACAGATCAACAGTCTACCATTCGGGTATCTGGCGCAACCAGTGTCCTTACAAAAGAAGCAACCCTAAAAGTTGAAACAATGAAAGAAGACACAGAAATCTACAAGCGCGTCAAAGAAGCAACAAACGGACAGTTTCTTTTAGTAGATATTCAACTTTTAAATAAATTAGGGGAAAGCATGCAGCCAAATGGCACCGTTAAAGTACAGCTTCCTATTCCAAAAGATTATCAGCAAGAAAAAGTGAACGTGTATACCTATGATGATAAAATGAACAAATTGACTGAAGTCAAAGGTTCTATCGAAGGAGCATATTATACGTTTGAAACGACTCACTTTTCTTATTATGCATTAGTTGAAGAAGTGGATACACAAGCATTAACAGAGGCTATTCAAAAAGCAACTGCTTTGTCACAAACTGACTATACAAAAGCTAGCTGGACAATAGTAACGAACGCGTTAGGTGTTGCTCAAGATGCTGTAGAAAACGCACAAAGTCAGGCGACAGTCGATCAAGCAACGAACGACTTGAATCAAGCGTTAAATACGTTGGAAAGAAAACCTGACAAAGCAGCCCTACAGCAAGCTGTTACGAAGGGGCAAAAGTTAAAAAAAGACAATTACCAAGCCAGCTCTTGGCAAACCTTTCAAGAAAAATTAACCCAAGCAGCAACTGTTTTAACTGACGAGAACGCGACCAAACAAGAAATTGAACAGGCGCTTAAGTATTTGCAAGAGGCTCAAAATAACTTGAAAACCCAAGATAAAACAAAATTAGTCACGGCTATCAATCAAGCAGAAGAATTAGTGAAAAAAGACTATACAGAAAAAACATGGACAACTGTTGTGGATGCATTGAAGCAAGCAAAAAAAGTTGCCACTGATGAAAATGCGACCCAAACAGCAATCAATGAAGCAACAGAAACGTTAAATACAGCCATCAAAAAATTAGAGAATAAAGACACGTCGTCAAAAGCTGAAAAGCAAAAACTCACAGAAGCTATCAAAAAAGCGGAAAAACTAGTCGAAGAACATTATACCGAGGAAACCTGGAAAGTCTTTTCTGAAAAATTGGCTACCGCAAAAAAAGTAGCAGCTGATGTAAATGCGACACAACAAAAAATCGATAAGGCTTTGAAAGAGTTAACCACCGCTCAAAAAGATTTAATTGCAGCTATCGATAAAGAAGCATTGGGTGATTTAATTGACAAAGCTCTTAAACTAAAAGCAAGTGATTTTGATACGAAAACATGGGCTAACTTGCAAAATTCTTTAGAAGAAGCCCAAGCAATATTTGGAGATGCGAAAGCTACAGTGAATGACATTGCTGAAAGTTTCAAAAAATTAAAAGCCGACATTGCTGCTCTAAAAGCTGCCCGAAATACCAATACAAGCAATCGTGCCAGAAATAATTTGACAAGAACTTCCTCAACCAATCGTAGAACGAGTACGTTCCGTTTGCCTAAGAGAACAAGTACCACTGATCCAACTACGTATCGCAAGCATTCATTTTTACCACGTACTGGAGAACAATTCTCAGCATACTTGCCAATCATTGGTGGAGTACTGATAGTTGCAGGAGTCATTGTTTATATTAGACGTAGAAAAAACAAAACAAATTAA
- a CDS encoding methyltransferase domain-containing protein, translating to MLKKIDRSALFLKENAPLFQCPLCHEAMSALEKGLICRNHHRFDLSKKGTLYFLDHQIKTEYDHEMFFHRGAMIQSGMYQPLLDKIAPLCENEQILDVGCGEGSFLNNLANQTTLGPSVGFDISKEGIYLATSQPANLFWCVADLTNLPFANESFSTILNIFSPSNYQEFNRILKKAGQVIKVVPRSGYLKELRAAFYPEDEQKQSYSNQQVVDKFRQIYPEMMQQQVSYVFDIPEKNRLSLLEMSPLEWGVSPERKAKVQENPLTKITIDLDVLVSKKN from the coding sequence ATGTTAAAAAAAATTGACCGCAGTGCATTATTTTTAAAAGAAAATGCGCCTTTATTTCAATGTCCCTTGTGTCATGAAGCAATGTCTGCCTTGGAAAAAGGTTTGATTTGTAGGAATCATCATCGCTTTGATTTATCGAAAAAGGGAACACTCTATTTTTTAGACCACCAAATTAAAACAGAATATGACCATGAAATGTTTTTCCATCGAGGCGCAATGATTCAAAGCGGGATGTATCAACCACTCTTAGATAAAATAGCGCCACTTTGTGAAAATGAACAAATTCTTGATGTGGGATGTGGGGAAGGAAGCTTTTTAAATAACTTAGCCAATCAAACTACGCTAGGGCCAAGTGTAGGTTTTGATATTTCGAAAGAGGGGATTTATTTGGCGACGAGTCAACCTGCCAACTTGTTTTGGTGTGTGGCTGATTTGACAAATTTACCTTTTGCCAATGAATCATTTTCAACTATTTTAAATATTTTTTCGCCTTCTAACTATCAAGAGTTCAATCGCATTTTAAAAAAGGCTGGACAAGTTATCAAAGTAGTACCGCGTAGTGGATACTTAAAAGAGTTACGGGCAGCTTTTTATCCAGAAGATGAACAAAAACAAAGTTATTCAAATCAACAAGTCGTGGATAAATTTAGACAAATTTATCCTGAAATGATGCAACAACAAGTTTCGTATGTATTTGATATTCCCGAAAAAAATCGCCTATCTTTATTAGAAATGTCGCCATTAGAGTGGGGTGTTTCGCCAGAAAGAAAAGCAAAAGTTCAAGAAAATCCATTGACAAAAATTACGATTGATTTAGATGTTCTAGTTAGCAAAAAAAATTGA
- a CDS encoding copper homeostasis protein CutC, with protein sequence MLREFCAENYTDLPQAIAKGAKRIELCDNLAVGGTTPSTGVIEEALSYADDKGVTVMTMIRPRGGDFIYNDIELKIMHTDLIEAKKLGSDGVVFGCLTPNNWLDEEALEMLIDNAEGLQITFHMAFDAIPTERQFEAIDWLAARGVTRILTHGGASGTPIAENYEHLKALIAHADNRIIILPGGGISFENAQEVVDTLGVTEVHGTKIVPFD encoded by the coding sequence ATGTTAAGAGAGTTTTGTGCAGAAAATTATACGGATTTACCTCAAGCGATTGCGAAAGGTGCCAAACGAATTGAACTTTGCGATAATCTAGCAGTTGGTGGAACTACTCCAAGTACGGGTGTCATTGAAGAAGCCTTGAGTTATGCCGATGATAAAGGCGTGACTGTCATGACAATGATTCGTCCACGTGGTGGTGACTTTATCTATAATGATATCGAATTAAAAATCATGCACACTGATTTAATCGAAGCAAAAAAATTAGGTTCTGACGGCGTCGTATTTGGTTGTTTAACTCCTAATAATTGGTTGGATGAAGAAGCATTGGAAATGTTGATTGACAATGCTGAAGGCTTACAAATCACTTTTCATATGGCCTTTGATGCGATTCCTACAGAACGCCAATTTGAAGCAATTGATTGGTTAGCGGCACGTGGTGTGACACGTATTTTAACGCATGGTGGAGCCAGTGGCACGCCGATTGCTGAAAACTATGAACATTTAAAAGCCTTAATTGCTCATGCAGATAATCGGATTATTATTTTACCTGGTGGCGGCATCTCATTTGAAAATGCTCAAGAAGTAGTGGATACATTAGGTGTTACTGAAGTTCATGGCACAAAAATTGTCCCGTTCGACTAA
- a CDS encoding N(4)-(beta-N-acetylglucosaminyl)-L-asparaginase yields MWGIIATWRMAFDGVTVASQLLKEGVTVGDAIESAVRLVEDNPVYKSVGYGGLPNIQGAVQLDAAYMDGDTYQIGGVAGISDVKNPISVAKQLSKERFNSFLVGEGARDYAVLNGFDIQNMLTDRAKAEWEKRLKEVQKNQLNPYDGHDTVSMVGLDVSGSMATGTSSSGLFLKQPGRVGDSPLSGSGFYVDSEIGGAAATGLGEDLMKGCLSYEIVRLMKAGYTPQEACNQAVYDFDARLTKRNEKAGAFSLIAMDCNGAWGVATNVEFTFVVATENQRPTMYVAIPAEDNQTNIEPITEEWLEQQRKNPTVD; encoded by the coding sequence ATGTGGGGAATTATTGCAACTTGGCGAATGGCATTTGATGGAGTGACAGTTGCGAGTCAATTATTAAAAGAAGGTGTCACAGTCGGAGATGCTATTGAATCGGCGGTGCGCTTAGTCGAAGACAATCCTGTCTATAAATCGGTTGGTTATGGCGGTCTACCTAACATTCAAGGGGCTGTTCAATTGGACGCTGCTTATATGGATGGTGACACGTATCAAATTGGTGGCGTTGCCGGAATATCGGATGTGAAAAATCCTATCTCTGTAGCGAAGCAGTTGAGTAAGGAACGCTTTAATAGTTTTTTAGTTGGCGAAGGTGCGCGTGATTATGCAGTTCTTAATGGTTTTGATATTCAAAATATGTTAACAGATCGTGCAAAAGCTGAGTGGGAAAAACGTTTGAAAGAAGTGCAAAAAAATCAACTCAACCCTTACGATGGCCATGATACCGTCAGTATGGTGGGGCTTGATGTTAGCGGTAGTATGGCGACAGGTACGTCTAGTTCAGGTTTGTTTTTGAAACAACCAGGTCGTGTGGGTGATTCACCTTTAAGTGGTTCTGGCTTTTATGTGGACAGTGAAATTGGTGGTGCTGCGGCAACTGGTTTAGGTGAGGATTTAATGAAAGGCTGTTTGTCCTACGAAATTGTTCGTCTGATGAAAGCAGGATATACACCACAAGAAGCATGTAATCAAGCAGTCTATGACTTTGATGCACGCTTGACGAAACGAAATGAAAAAGCAGGTGCCTTCTCATTAATTGCGATGGATTGCAACGGGGCATGGGGCGTTGCTACAAATGTTGAATTTACCTTTGTAGTGGCGACTGAAAACCAAAGACCAACTATGTATGTCGCAATACCAGCAGAAGATAACCAAACGAACATTGAACCAATTACCGAAGAATGGTTGGAACAGCAACGTAAAAATCCAACAGTCGATTAA